The Novosphingobium kaempferiae genome includes a window with the following:
- the pspF gene encoding phage shock protein operon transcriptional activator, translating to MERDVHFIGQSTAFLDAVERASRAAAVRRPVLVIGERGTGKELIAQRLHHLSPRWGEPLVTLNCAALPETLIEAELFGHEAGAFTGATRARAGRFEEADRGTLFLDELGNLSMAAQERLLRAIEYGEVVRIGSSRPVTVDVRIVAATNADLPRMAEEGTFRADLLDRLSFEVITLPPLRAREGDVAELADYYGRRMASELEWDRFPGFSAESMEALEAYEWPGNVRELRNVVERAVYRWGDEERPIGEVVFDPFANAWGLRTMADAQIPPALALPCAPEPNVAVAPSSLREAVEAHERGLLLAALERLRWNQRKVAGALGLTYDQLRHCLKKHGLHQGRG from the coding sequence ATGGAGCGAGACGTCCATTTCATCGGCCAGTCCACGGCCTTCCTCGACGCGGTCGAGCGGGCCAGTCGCGCCGCCGCCGTGCGCCGCCCGGTGCTGGTCATCGGCGAGCGTGGGACGGGCAAGGAACTGATCGCCCAGCGCCTGCATCACCTCTCTCCCCGCTGGGGCGAGCCGCTGGTGACGCTCAACTGCGCCGCACTGCCGGAAACGCTGATCGAGGCCGAGCTGTTCGGGCACGAGGCGGGCGCCTTCACCGGTGCGACGCGGGCGCGGGCCGGGCGCTTCGAGGAGGCGGATCGCGGCACGCTGTTCCTCGACGAACTGGGCAACCTCTCGATGGCCGCGCAGGAGCGTCTGCTGCGCGCGATCGAGTATGGCGAGGTCGTGCGCATCGGCTCCTCGCGCCCGGTGACGGTGGACGTGCGCATCGTAGCCGCGACCAATGCAGACCTTCCGCGCATGGCGGAAGAAGGCACGTTCCGCGCCGACCTGCTCGACCGCCTGAGTTTCGAGGTCATCACCCTGCCGCCGCTGCGGGCGCGGGAAGGGGACGTGGCCGAACTTGCCGACTATTACGGCCGCCGCATGGCGAGCGAGCTGGAATGGGACCGCTTCCCCGGCTTCTCGGCAGAGTCGATGGAGGCGCTGGAAGCCTACGAATGGCCGGGCAACGTGCGCGAACTGCGCAACGTGGTGGAGCGCGCCGTCTACCGCTGGGGCGACGAGGAGCGGCCGATCGGAGAGGTGGTGTTCGATCCCTTCGCTAACGCATGGGGTCTGCGGACGATGGCGGACGCGCAAATCCCTCCAGCCTTGGCATTACCATGCGCGCCGGAGCCCAATGTCGCCGTCGCCCCGTCATCCTTGCGCGAGGCGGTGGAGGCGCACGAACGCGGTCTCCTGCTCGCGGCGCTGGAGCGGCTGCGCTGGA